DNA from Brassica napus cultivar Da-Ae chromosome C4, Da-Ae, whole genome shotgun sequence:
ttaaaaaaattgtagaaaattttgaaagctttagtaatacaaattgtataattatacaaaaataataatatttggaaatttaaaatgttatatatgaatatatttattttatagataatgtatgagttattatcatattttaaaaaaattttaccaaaaagaaatatcaatattaaatgtaatatattaattattaccatattctaataattttgtcaaaatataaatcaacattaaatgaaattatccatgtcatatttttccggaagccatgtcatatttgttttgtgaaattaattGTAGAAATGATacgtggcaaaatcacttcgcataTATAGTGGGATGTATGAttctttcttattattttggGGGTTTTTAAAGTCCAATTCAATTCAAATTTGAAATcgtcaattatttttaaataacaaggCCCATTGTAGCTCTTGAAGTCCGTCAAAATTTTGGGTGAAGTGTAATTGCAAACATTTAAACTTTTGAGTTTAAGCCCAACTGACTTTTTAAGTTTGCAATTACAATTTTGTgtgtgaaaatatttttttcctcaaATTTTGGTTGACAAATTCAACTTCCTTTCTTATTTTTCCCATTTAAATCTTCATTAGATTAAGCTTGAACAAGTACAGTTCACCCGAAATTGGAAGATCCAGGGTAATCAAGCAAAGGCTTCAGACATGAGCATTATACAGAGGCAATACTCcatcaaaacaaaacagatccgtaaagccaaaaaaaaagaaaatctcaAGAACACATATATATGATTGTCATCGATCTTCATTAACAACAACACTAGCTCATCCTGGTCTCTATCAATCTATTTTAGTATCAATTACTATATCTTCAAAATAGAAGGAATTTTCTAAAATCATCATTGGTATACTACTTCAAAATCCAATAAACCTATCATCACTAAAGTTGAATCTTAGTAAGATATTTGGTTTGTTCGTCTTGTATTGGTTTTGTTTATTggccttttttttaaaaaaaacgataTCATTTCCTATTAAATCCAACCGATAGCATCAGTTACAACAAAAGAGTAAAGCTTAAAGAAATAATTTTGGTTGATTGGTAACCCAAAATCATAAAACTAGTTTTTGCAGAATGAGAACCATAACACTAATCATGATCTGATGTTCATGGAAATACAGATAATTTCCAAAAACGCAACACATCACTATTAAGAAAGTAATGATATCAGTGGAGATAGTCAACTATGAAGAATAAAAACTCTGTCAACTTTTTTTCATCAAGACACTCCTCCACTGCTATACTACATAAGTGTGGCTTGTGATTTAACCTAACTGAAAGTGCAAGCTATACTTAGAGACGAACTGCATCGCCAGTTCTTGAAATACACCATTTTCATTTCCAGCCAGAGATAATTGTTCTTCTTCCCACGCAAAATCCAAGTTAGTTTGTTCTACCGGATATTCATTGTTATGAGGTGGCTGTTGCATTTGTTGTGGAGGGATTACAGAAAAACGCTGAAAAGTTGAAAGACGAGCTTGAACATGAGCAATCTCAGCTTGTAGATTCATAACCTAAGTACACCCAATAAACACAAAGTCTTGTAAGTTTCAACATAAATGTAACAGTCCACTAGCATTTAAGAAAATGTTTCAAATAAAGGACCTGGTGttgaagagagaagagatggCCAACAGAGCCATAAACAGGATCACTGAGCCTAGCCAAAGCCTCGTAACAGAGCGTGGAGACCGCATCATGCCGCTTGTTCAAAGGCAATCTCAGTAACATCTTAGAGGCATTGCTTGCTCCAAACACTTTGTGAACCGCTGCAAACGTAGCAGTCCCTTGCTCTGCATCGAAATAAGGAGCGAAAACGCATCCACTCACACACTTCCTCCTCAAGAACTTGCACGCCCCGCATGGtccttctcctcctcttccaccgccgTTCAAGTTTCCGGTCATTATCTTCAagtagaaagagagaaagagatgagtTGTTTATTTACATGACAGGCCAAGTCGTTGAGCTACTCCAGTGATTTTATATACAGGAATGAAAagtgttttgagttttgaccGTCAATGTAAGTTTGTGAACCCTATTGAATGATCAGCCgcttattattcatttattatatattttactagtTCTTAGGCTTTACGTGAATACTACTCATGTATTAATGTACATGTAATTATTATATATCCTCCTATGAACATTTAATATCGGTTCCAAAATTCTATGTTATAAATGATCTTCTTGTAACATGTTCAAGATTTTTAGTGTGACTGAAAGTAAAATCAAACAAACGCTACCAAGTAGGCCATCCACTAATCTgttaaatgaaatatatatgttgTTTAAAAGATATATACGCAAAGATAAGATCGATATCAAAGTGCACATACCACGTGTGATCAATTCGTATAGCTCAAATCAAATGTAcataaccctaaaaccctaacattttttattacataatttgtaGCCCTACTGGCCCCTATTCATGCACTTTCTTTTCATGCTTTCACATCTGTTGTcacacttctctctctctctctctctctctctctctctctctctctctctctctctctctctctctctctctctctctctctctctcccttaaTGTACATGTACGAAATTTGAGTGTATACATGTATATAGATATCCCCACATGAACGCATTAGACATTGAAAATGTAGGACGGAGTCTTGAGATGTCTGATTCAAACCATAACCCTAGATGTAAGAACGTCTCAACACGAGTTGGTTTAGAGAAACCGGAGTGCGACAAACATTGGAGGCGATGCACAATTGACACTGAAAAACACACAAACACCAAAACATGCAAGTATTAC
Protein-coding regions in this window:
- the LOC106391385 gene encoding LOB domain-containing protein 19-like, encoding MTGNLNGGGRGGEGPCGACKFLRRKCVSGCVFAPYFDAEQGTATFAAVHKVFGASNASKMLLRLPLNKRHDAVSTLCYEALARLSDPVYGSVGHLFSLQHQVMNLQAEIAHVQARLSTFQRFSVIPPQQMQQPPHNNEYPVEQTNLDFAWEEEQLSLAGNENGVFQELAMQFVSKYSLHFQLG